In one Myxocyprinus asiaticus isolate MX2 ecotype Aquarium Trade chromosome 1, UBuf_Myxa_2, whole genome shotgun sequence genomic region, the following are encoded:
- the paqr9 gene encoding membrane progesterone receptor epsilon: MWSLPLVRHTDVPPRVTENFILSGYRFPNYSLRQCLASAFRPTNETGNFWTHFLPIFVFAFHFLEVFAWEGAPEPSNPFFYPFWNYFLGVFYLLLASSLAHLLNSMSLIIREICFFVDYGTISAYTVGSSLAYYYYIHPQAGIPEIGLWGRNASQRKGLDIDEEAWPSTSLPSHLWGFRTFFESLYIPSSCLVAIVCVLTCCNTRQRWRRYRYAVRTLVFLIPFFVSSTPVFYRLLSPSPYTPPAPSSSSPDLFSTMAAFFYRHCFWLVVSAIFNISKIPERFSPGNFDIWGHSHQWFHCCTFLSILDELQMIKVEMRALLLSPALILSPATPPRLPGPTLWSTYGVMVLLQVCIASIIAWFGWDAYHIYAPEQNKLKRH; the protein is encoded by the coding sequence ATGTGGTCATTGCCATTAGTACGTCACACTGACGTTCCACCGAGAGTGACTGAGAACTTCATTTTGTCAGGTTATCGTTTCCCCAACTACAGCCTCCGGCAGTGCCTGGCCTCTGCTTTTCGTCCCACCAATGAGACTGGAAACTTCTGGACGCACTTCCTCCCTATCTTTGTGTTTGCCTTCCACTTTCTGGAGGTGTTTGCGTGGGAAGGAGCGCCAGAACCTAGCAACCCTTTTTTCTACCCTTTCTGGAACTACTTCCTCGGGGTGTTCTACCTGCTGCTAGCCAGCAGCCTGGCTCATCTACTCAACTCCATGTCTCTCATCATtcgagaaatctgtttctttgtGGACTATGGAACCATCAGTGCATATACAGTGGGTTCCTCACTGGCATATTACTACTACATCCATCCTCAAGCAGGAATTCCAGAGATTGGGTTGTGGGGACGGAATGCTTCCCAAAGAAAGGGCCTGGACATTGACGAGGAGGCGTGGCCCTCTACATCTCTGCCCTCTCATCTGTGGGGGTTCCGCACATTTTTTGAAAGCCTCTACATTCCGTCCTCCTGCCTGGTTGCTATCGTATGTGTCCTCACCTGCTGCAACACCAGACAGCGCTGGCGGAGGTACCGCTATGCAGTGCGTACCCTCGTCTTCCTAATCCCCTTTTTCGTATCCTCCACCCCTGTCTTCTACCGTCTCCTGAGTCCCTCCCCTTACACCCCCCCTGCTCCCTCATCCTCCTCCCCTGATTTGTTCTCTACCATGGCTGCCTTCTTCTACCGCCACTGCTTCTGGCTGGTGGTATCTGCCATCTTCAATATCAGTAAGATTCCAGAGCGCTTTTCTCCTGGGAATTTTGATATCTGGGGTCACAGCCATCAGTGGTTCCATTGCTGCACCTTCCTGTCCATTTTGGACGAGCTCCAAATGATCAAAGTGGAGATGCGGGCCCTGCTTCTCAGCCCAGCACTTATACTGTCGCCTGCAACACCACCTAGGCTCCCTGGACCAACTCTCTGGTCCACTTATGGGGTTATGGTGCTCCTGCAGGTGTGTATAGCGAGCATCATAGCCTGGTTTGGCTGGGATGCATATCATATCTATGCACCAGAGCAAAACAAGCTGAAGAGACATTAG
- the ankrd46b gene encoding ankyrin repeat domain-containing protein 46: protein MSYVFINDSSQSSVPLLQACIDGDLSFARCLLETGCDPNIRDHRGRTGLHLAAARGNVDICRFLHKFGADLLATDYQGNTALHLCGHVDTIQFLVSNGLKIDICNHNGSTPLVLAKRRGVNKDAIRLLEGLEEQEVKGFNRGTHSKLEAMQIAESESAMESHSLLNPNLQNSEGVLSSFRSTWQEFVEDLGFWRVLLLLVVIAILSLGIAYYVSGVLPFSASQLELVH from the exons ATGTCATATGTCTTCATCAATGACTCGTCGCAATCCAGTGTACCATTACTGCAGGCTTGCATTGATGGGGACTTGAGTTTTGCCAGGTGTCTGCTGGAGACCGGCTGCGACCCCAACATCCGTGACCACCGGGGCCGCACGGGTCTACATCTGGCTGCAGCGCGTGGGAATGTGGATATCTGCCGCTTCCTGCACAAGTTTGGCGCAGACCTGCTGGCCACAGACTATCAGGGCAACACTGCGTTGCACCTCTGTGGACATGTGGACACCATTCAGTTCCTGGTGTCCAATGGTCTCAAAATTGATATTTG TAATCATAATGGGTCGACACCACTGGTGCTGGCAAAGAGGAGAGGGGTAAATAAAGATGCCATACGGTTGCTGGAAGGGCTGGAAGAACAGGAGGTCAAGGGCTTCAACAGAGGAACCCACTCCAAACTGGAAGCCATGCAGATAGCTGAAAGTGAGAG TGCCATGGAGAGCCATTCACTGCTGAATCCAAACCTGCAGAACAGCGAAGGTGTGCTGTCCAGCTTTCGCTCCACCTGGCAAGAGTTTGTGGAGGACCTGGGCTTCTGGAGGGTCCTGCTTCTGCTGGTGGTCATCGCTATTCTCTCTCTGGGCATTGCTTACTATGTCAGTGGTGTCCTGCCCTTTTCTGCTAGCCAGTTGGAATTGGTTCACTGA